The Petrotoga miotherma DSM 10691 genome includes a region encoding these proteins:
- a CDS encoding DNA-directed RNA polymerase subunit beta' has translation MANVSSFQRKIAKIKIGIASPQSILEASNGEVKKPETLNHRTGKPEKDGLFCEKIFGPVKDYECACGKYKGKKYEGTVCERCGVKVESKEARRRRIGHIELATPISHIWYLKSSPSILSIILNIGVKDLENIIYYGSKRVIERAYLTLPGPENENLGYLPGEILYQREYEIYAEYLDLRVEPAVKIVSVKGMPVADIDGTVEIKSELTQTERELNWIIIKDDTGVERKYPVFEGSSIMVEDGQKVEKGTPLADRFLFEEDYLTQKEYSLFLEYYPGSIEVERDIERDTPIVVITDIDKRFAKRIGKKTGDILLEDEARAYEEVMKILNSKIKEERERVIDKELISEIEFSEKKFEKGTKITQDVLNELQEFGVKDLVAKEEDGTEKLFQINRYEKFENGYGAEAIQKLLKKIDLEVLKARLESELEKLDRKSQKSVKILRRLKLVKDFIKSGNQPEWLITNIIPVIPPDLRPLIQIEGGRFAATDLNDLYRKVINRNNRLRKLLEMEAPEIIVRNEKRILQQAVDSLFYNGRVGKPMTDRNRRPLRSLTDLLKGKKGRFRRNLLGKRVDYSGRAVIAVGPDLKIHECGLPKKMALELFKPFVLAELLKDSNVASKSARKFKKTIIEKEMPEAWEVLEEVIKGHPVLLNRAPTLHRISIQAFIPKLIEGNAIRLHPLVCPPFNADFDGDQMAIHIPLSSIAQAESKFLMLSRYNIISPANGKPLSMPGKDIIAGAYYLTMHEDEKFENLKVPTKVSELGKNGYVRHIFSEDLEATYAYEYLKIVDSDIYLQDGELIWKKSNLPLHEPIAFRYKDGSILKTTIGKIIFNEEVPEDLRNYSQKMDKKNLKELIFNTFEKHGIDRTADLLDSIKDFGFHYATLSGLTISIRDVLVSPKREELIEESKEEVLNIESLYEEGYLTDNERYKEIIKVWENATAKVTVETANTYRKHTFNPIWMMIESGARGNIDQLKQLAGMRGLMADPSGKIIEVPITSNFKNGLSELEFFTSTHGSRKGSADTALRTSTAGYLTRRLVDVAQSMTITEDDCGTDKGIEARELWADDSKIENLSDFLFGRVLAKDVLDPETKEIIYNPRADKKYEKGIILKEKDAQFLANYVKEIPVSKEKTIEVEEVPNDSYLESLEDIQVEGKVLIKKGEEITEEAIEEAFLHGIQKLNVKEYNAVDYVYAGEDLKVGVDGKVVTLLKYQEKIDLKVSKVLEKHGIKTVTVRPSIFIRSPLTCESENGICAKCYGMDLSNYKLVNIGEAVGIIAAQSIGEPGTQLTMRTFHTGGIATTSDITQGLPRAEELFEARKKTKGPEGEFSKIKGIVRAIERDTENKRGRRLKIIIENSDGELESYEADYRTKAVVEEGDKVLPGQRLTTGNIKPRKILKELGVSALANYLLSEIKKIYAEQGVDIHDKHFEIIIRQMINKVEIIDGGDTDFMPGDLVSYGKVQKINEEILEENSYITENRELVVGKKLAKRVIIPSEDEEEEEDKIYEQGTEITQEILNQIIETNIKEVEVYEEYKEITTEDGKAHLVGTSKKYLINPKDTIKFERRLLRITKASLEREGWLSAASFQQTVQILTEAAIEGKVDKLKGLKENVIVGQPIPAGTGLKLYAEQNYEVVQPEKEAESAQEKSVG, from the coding sequence TTGGCAAATGTTTCTTCCTTTCAAAGAAAGATTGCTAAAATAAAAATAGGTATAGCTTCTCCCCAAAGTATATTGGAAGCATCAAATGGTGAAGTTAAAAAACCCGAAACTTTAAATCACAGAACAGGTAAACCTGAAAAAGATGGTTTATTCTGCGAAAAGATATTTGGTCCCGTAAAAGATTATGAATGTGCCTGTGGCAAGTATAAGGGGAAAAAGTATGAAGGAACAGTATGTGAAAGATGTGGTGTAAAGGTTGAATCCAAAGAAGCCAGGAGAAGAAGGATAGGTCATATAGAATTGGCAACACCTATTTCTCACATTTGGTATTTAAAATCTTCTCCATCTATTCTTTCTATCATATTAAACATCGGTGTGAAAGATTTAGAAAATATCATTTACTATGGGTCAAAAAGAGTTATTGAAAGAGCTTATTTAACGCTTCCTGGCCCCGAGAACGAAAATTTAGGATATTTACCTGGAGAAATATTATATCAAAGAGAGTATGAAATATACGCTGAATATTTAGATTTAAGGGTAGAACCTGCTGTAAAAATAGTTTCAGTTAAGGGTATGCCCGTAGCCGATATAGATGGAACGGTAGAAATAAAATCTGAGTTAACACAGACTGAAAGAGAATTGAATTGGATAATAATCAAAGATGATACGGGAGTTGAAAGAAAATATCCTGTATTTGAAGGTTCATCAATAATGGTGGAAGATGGGCAAAAAGTTGAGAAAGGAACGCCTTTAGCAGATAGATTTTTGTTTGAAGAAGATTATCTAACCCAGAAGGAATACTCCTTATTCTTAGAATACTATCCGGGTTCCATAGAAGTTGAAAGAGATATTGAGCGAGATACACCAATTGTAGTTATAACTGATATAGATAAGAGATTTGCAAAGAGAATAGGCAAAAAAACCGGAGATATCTTACTCGAAGACGAAGCGAGAGCCTATGAAGAAGTAATGAAGATACTAAACTCAAAGATTAAAGAAGAAAGAGAAAGAGTAATTGACAAAGAATTGATATCGGAAATCGAATTTTCTGAAAAGAAATTTGAAAAAGGTACAAAGATTACCCAAGATGTGTTAAACGAGCTTCAAGAATTTGGAGTAAAGGATTTAGTTGCAAAGGAAGAAGACGGGACAGAAAAGTTATTCCAAATAAACAGATATGAAAAATTTGAAAATGGTTATGGTGCTGAAGCCATTCAAAAATTGTTGAAGAAGATCGATCTTGAAGTATTAAAAGCACGATTAGAATCCGAATTAGAAAAATTGGATAGGAAAAGTCAAAAGAGTGTAAAAATATTAAGGAGATTGAAACTAGTTAAGGATTTTATTAAATCTGGCAATCAACCTGAATGGCTAATTACAAATATCATACCCGTTATACCACCCGATCTGAGACCTTTGATACAAATTGAGGGTGGAAGGTTTGCCGCAACCGATTTAAATGACTTGTATAGAAAGGTAATAAATAGGAACAATCGTTTAAGAAAGCTATTAGAAATGGAAGCGCCAGAAATAATCGTAAGAAATGAAAAAAGGATACTTCAACAAGCAGTGGATTCGCTTTTCTACAATGGCCGTGTTGGTAAACCAATGACCGATAGAAATAGAAGACCTTTAAGATCACTCACAGATTTATTGAAAGGTAAAAAAGGAAGATTTAGAAGAAATCTTTTGGGTAAAAGGGTTGATTATTCTGGTAGAGCTGTCATTGCCGTTGGACCTGATCTAAAGATTCATGAATGTGGATTACCAAAAAAGATGGCCTTAGAACTATTTAAACCTTTTGTTCTAGCAGAGTTGTTGAAAGATTCAAATGTGGCAAGTAAAAGTGCCAGAAAATTCAAAAAAACTATAATAGAGAAAGAAATGCCTGAAGCTTGGGAGGTTTTAGAAGAGGTTATAAAAGGACATCCTGTTCTGTTAAATAGGGCACCTACCCTACACAGAATATCAATTCAAGCTTTCATTCCAAAATTAATAGAAGGTAACGCGATAAGGTTACATCCATTGGTTTGTCCTCCGTTTAATGCTGATTTTGATGGAGATCAAATGGCTATACATATTCCTCTTTCCAGTATAGCCCAAGCAGAGTCAAAATTTTTAATGTTATCAAGGTATAATATTATCTCGCCCGCGAACGGCAAACCATTGTCTATGCCCGGAAAAGATATAATTGCTGGTGCATATTATTTAACCATGCATGAAGATGAGAAGTTCGAAAATCTAAAGGTACCTACTAAAGTTTCTGAATTGGGGAAAAATGGATATGTAAGACACATATTCTCTGAGGACTTAGAAGCAACATATGCTTACGAATACCTAAAAATAGTGGATTCAGATATATATCTTCAAGATGGAGAATTAATATGGAAAAAGTCTAATTTACCTCTCCATGAACCAATTGCGTTTAGATATAAAGATGGTAGTATCCTTAAAACGACTATTGGAAAAATAATTTTTAACGAAGAAGTGCCGGAAGATTTAAGAAATTACTCACAAAAAATGGATAAAAAGAATCTAAAAGAGCTAATATTTAACACTTTTGAGAAGCATGGAATAGATAGGACCGCCGATCTTTTAGATAGTATTAAAGATTTTGGTTTTCATTATGCAACATTATCAGGATTAACAATATCTATACGTGATGTATTAGTTTCTCCAAAAAGGGAAGAACTTATAGAAGAATCTAAGGAAGAAGTTCTAAATATCGAATCACTCTATGAGGAAGGTTATCTTACAGATAATGAAAGATACAAGGAAATAATTAAGGTTTGGGAAAACGCCACTGCCAAAGTTACAGTAGAAACAGCGAATACATATCGAAAACACACATTCAATCCAATTTGGATGATGATTGAATCTGGAGCTAGAGGTAATATAGATCAATTGAAACAATTAGCGGGTATGAGAGGATTAATGGCCGATCCATCCGGTAAAATAATCGAAGTTCCTATCACTTCAAACTTTAAGAATGGATTATCAGAATTAGAATTTTTCACCTCAACACATGGTTCGAGAAAAGGATCAGCTGATACAGCTTTAAGGACATCGACAGCTGGATACTTAACCAGAAGACTCGTAGATGTTGCACAAAGTATGACTATCACAGAAGATGATTGTGGAACAGACAAAGGTATTGAGGCAAGAGAACTTTGGGCCGACGATTCAAAAATTGAAAACCTTTCAGACTTTTTATTTGGTAGAGTTTTGGCTAAAGATGTCTTGGATCCTGAAACAAAGGAAATAATTTATAATCCCCGAGCGGATAAAAAATATGAAAAAGGAATAATCTTAAAAGAAAAAGACGCCCAATTCTTGGCAAATTATGTAAAAGAGATTCCTGTATCGAAAGAAAAAACGATAGAGGTTGAAGAAGTGCCAAACGATTCATACTTAGAATCATTAGAAGATATACAAGTAGAAGGTAAGGTATTAATCAAAAAAGGTGAAGAAATCACAGAAGAAGCCATAGAAGAGGCATTCTTACACGGTATACAAAAATTGAATGTTAAAGAATATAATGCAGTAGATTACGTTTACGCCGGAGAAGATCTAAAAGTTGGAGTTGATGGAAAGGTCGTGACTTTGCTTAAATATCAAGAAAAAATAGACTTAAAGGTTTCCAAAGTCCTAGAAAAACATGGGATAAAAACGGTTACTGTTAGACCATCTATTTTCATTAGATCTCCTCTTACATGTGAGTCTGAAAATGGAATCTGTGCAAAATGTTATGGAATGGACCTTTCAAACTACAAATTAGTCAACATAGGAGAAGCTGTAGGAATAATAGCTGCACAATCTATAGGTGAACCAGGTACGCAGCTAACTATGAGGACCTTCCATACAGGTGGTATAGCTACCACTTCGGATATAACCCAAGGTCTACCCAGAGCTGAAGAATTGTTTGAGGCAAGAAAAAAGACGAAAGGACCCGAAGGAGAATTCTCGAAGATAAAAGGTATAGTAAGAGCTATTGAAAGAGATACTGAAAACAAAAGAGGAAGAAGATTAAAGATAATAATAGAAAATTCAGATGGTGAATTGGAAAGTTATGAAGCTGATTATAGGACAAAAGCGGTTGTAGAAGAAGGAGATAAAGTATTACCGGGTCAAAGATTAACAACGGGAAATATAAAACCAAGAAAAATACTCAAAGAATTAGGAGTAAGCGCTTTGGCAAATTATTTGCTGAGTGAAATAAAGAAAATATATGCTGAACAAGGTGTGGACATCCATGATAAACACTTTGAAATAATAATTAGACAGATGATCAACAAAGTGGAGATTATAGACGGTGGGGATACCGACTTCATGCCGGGAGATTTAGTGAGTTATGGTAAAGTGCAGAAAATTAATGAGGAAATATTGGAAGAAAACTCTTATATAACAGAAAATAGAGAATTAGTTGTCGGTAAAAAGTTGGCGAAGAGGGTTATAATCCCTTCCGAAGATGAAGAAGAGGAAGAAGATAAGATCTATGAACAAGGAACAGAGATCACCCAAGAAATTTTAAATCAAATTATCGAAACAAACATTAAAGAGGTTGAAGTATACGAAGAATATAAAGAAATTACCACCGAAGATGGGAAAGCTCATCTAGTAGGCACATCCAAAAAATATCTTATAAATCCTAAAGATACGATAAAATTCGAGCGTAGGTTGTTAAGAATCACGAAGGCTTCTTTAGAAAGGGAAGGATGGCTTTCAGCTGCTTCATTCCAGCAAACTGTACAAATACTAACAGAGGCAGCTATAGAAGGTAAAGTAGATAAGTTGAAAGGATTAAAAGAAAACGTTATAGTAGGACAACCTATCCCAGCGGGAACAGGTTTGAAGTTGTACGCGGAACAAAACTACGAAGTTGTTCAACCTGAAAAAGAAGCTGAATCTGCACAAGAAAAATCTGTTGGGTAA
- the trpS gene encoding tryptophan--tRNA ligase → MTVLSGMRATGKLHIGNFVTLENWVEIQNKSDKNFFFVADWHALTSHYDTPEIIQPSTFDIIRHYVAVGLDPKKSVLFVQSAIKEHAELYLIFSMIASVSRLERIPTYKEQISNISNKDLTNLGFLGYPVLQAADILIYKGDRVPVGEDQIYHLEFTREIARKFNMKYKEIFPEPQPIISKVSKLPGTDGRKMSKSYGNVINIETNEKELKEKILPMMTDPARIRRTDPGNPEKCPVWDYHKAFTKSQDEKDWVWNGCTTAGIGCVDCKKLLIKNMKERLEPVWDKLASTSVEDAIEIAEDGNEKARKVASQTMQEVREALHLRW, encoded by the coding sequence ATGACCGTTCTAAGTGGAATGAGAGCTACTGGTAAATTACACATAGGAAACTTTGTAACTTTAGAAAATTGGGTAGAGATTCAAAATAAATCAGACAAAAATTTTTTCTTCGTTGCCGATTGGCATGCTTTGACCTCTCATTATGACACACCTGAGATAATACAACCTTCTACATTTGATATAATCAGGCATTATGTAGCGGTAGGGTTGGATCCTAAGAAAAGCGTTTTATTTGTTCAATCAGCCATAAAAGAACACGCGGAACTTTATTTAATTTTTAGTATGATAGCATCTGTTTCACGGTTGGAAAGAATACCAACCTATAAAGAACAAATAAGTAACATATCCAATAAGGATTTAACTAACTTGGGATTTTTAGGGTATCCTGTTTTACAAGCCGCTGATATTTTAATATATAAAGGGGATAGAGTGCCGGTTGGGGAAGATCAAATATACCATTTGGAATTTACGCGAGAAATCGCAAGAAAATTTAATATGAAGTACAAAGAAATATTTCCTGAACCACAACCTATCATTTCCAAAGTGTCGAAACTACCCGGCACAGATGGAAGGAAGATGTCTAAAAGCTATGGTAACGTTATAAACATAGAAACCAATGAGAAAGAGTTGAAAGAGAAAATTCTACCCATGATGACCGATCCAGCGAGGATAAGAAGAACAGATCCTGGAAATCCCGAAAAATGCCCCGTATGGGATTACCATAAGGCATTCACTAAATCCCAAGATGAAAAAGATTGGGTATGGAATGGTTGCACCACAGCTGGGATCGGGTGTGTTGACTGTAAAAAGTTGTTGATCAAAAACATGAAAGAAAGACTTGAACCAGTTTGGGATAAATTAGCTTCTACTTCTGTAGAAGATGCAATAGAAATAGCCGAAGATGGGAACGAAAAGGCAAGAAAGGTTGCCAGCCAAACTATGCAAGAGGTTAGAGAGGCTTTACATTTAAGGTGGTAA
- a CDS encoding segregation/condensation protein A, with translation MINFNYVDIKLDIFSGPFFKLVELIKEKKIAVRKISVSYISDIFVNYVNDNFNDLNSIGEFLELASYLTFLKSKELLPNSNNDKEFRKHREIIYETIENYDVIKKAQEVIKKDFGEDKKKPVGVKNKASIEKEIVENQLVKFFDDYITKQKKLEIIRDSYRIEDAIEMLEKKDEFNILDLYEYAQHKKMNFLVMFLASLILVNRGFFKYEKGLFIKLNLQNLGSDLNG, from the coding sequence ATAATTAACTTTAACTATGTTGATATAAAATTAGACATATTTTCTGGTCCTTTTTTTAAACTTGTTGAATTAATAAAAGAGAAAAAGATTGCTGTTAGGAAAATATCTGTCAGTTACATCTCAGATATATTCGTTAATTACGTCAATGATAACTTCAATGACTTAAACTCCATAGGAGAATTTTTAGAATTAGCGTCTTATTTGACCTTTTTGAAGTCCAAAGAATTACTTCCCAATTCTAATAACGATAAAGAATTTAGAAAACATAGAGAGATCATATATGAGACCATAGAAAATTATGACGTTATCAAAAAAGCTCAAGAGGTTATAAAAAAGGATTTTGGTGAAGATAAGAAAAAGCCTGTTGGAGTTAAGAATAAGGCATCAATAGAAAAAGAAATCGTTGAAAATCAGCTGGTAAAGTTCTTCGATGATTACATCACCAAACAAAAAAAGCTCGAGATTATCAGAGATAGTTATCGTATAGAAGATGCAATAGAAATGCTCGAAAAAAAAGATGAATTTAATATTCTAGATCTTTACGAATATGCCCAACATAAAAAGATGAATTTTTTAGTAATGTTTTTAGCTTCCCTAATTTTGGTAAACCGTGGTTTTTTCAAATATGAAAAAGGTTTGTTTATTAAACTTAACCTGCAAAATCTCGGAAGTGATTTGAATGGCTAA
- the fliD gene encoding flagellar filament capping protein FliD, with the protein MASNPYIGTFQLTGAVSGMDTQAMVQKLMEVEQQPLNRAQEKFDTLTYKQKLWMEVDNKLEDFYDYLITFKLKSNLIPKSATSSDESVLTATAPADADNSTFYLKVNSLASPTVLLGEDIISTIKKSSTIGEVIGTTGDATFTITKGSDSDTITVSDSETIQNLIDKINGSTLGVEAKFDDANGKFFIVNKENGAVDISVSATSGSNGETLIMDLNLNGTPAADSDNTVRTLGSLGEVELSFDGSTPITTYGDLTENTLNVFGTTIDLKSTSSSYVKVSIEQDLDKSVESIKEFVDKYNETINYVYDLLHEDQVTDKPPEEMTEEDYMKGMLKGDNNLEKIFYNLRNMVYSPVDIEQSGSQYNALFDIGITSGDLGAGYENTMKGLLSVDEDKLREALNTNAEDVWKLFATNDTTNKEYGYAQSVQNYLYEVTKFNGYIDQIAGTSGTIGNEMRRLADEMSDLLDRLQRKEAQYYAQFSAMEQAIQQLNAQGMYIQNAFSNQ; encoded by the coding sequence ATGGCTAGTAATCCTTATATTGGTACTTTTCAATTAACCGGCGCCGTTTCGGGAATGGACACACAAGCAATGGTCCAAAAATTAATGGAAGTTGAGCAACAACCTTTAAATAGAGCTCAAGAAAAGTTTGATACCCTTACCTACAAACAAAAACTTTGGATGGAAGTCGACAATAAGTTGGAGGATTTTTATGATTATCTGATCACTTTCAAATTAAAGAGTAATTTGATCCCAAAAAGTGCCACCTCTTCTGACGAAAGTGTATTAACCGCTACTGCTCCTGCGGATGCTGATAATTCAACTTTTTATCTGAAAGTTAATTCTTTGGCTTCTCCTACCGTTCTTTTGGGTGAGGACATTATTTCAACAATTAAAAAAAGTTCAACGATAGGAGAGGTTATAGGTACAACAGGGGATGCAACTTTTACCATAACAAAAGGAAGTGATTCAGATACTATAACCGTTTCAGACAGTGAAACAATTCAAAACCTTATAGACAAAATAAACGGTTCAACCTTGGGAGTAGAAGCAAAATTTGATGATGCAAACGGTAAATTTTTCATTGTCAACAAAGAAAATGGGGCTGTCGATATCAGTGTATCTGCTACTTCGGGATCTAACGGTGAAACCTTAATCATGGACCTGAATTTAAACGGAACACCTGCAGCAGACAGCGATAATACCGTTAGGACCTTAGGTAGTTTGGGAGAGGTTGAATTGTCTTTTGATGGAAGTACACCCATCACCACTTATGGCGACTTAACAGAAAACACTTTGAACGTTTTCGGTACAACAATCGATTTAAAATCAACCTCTAGTAGTTACGTAAAAGTTTCTATTGAACAAGATTTAGATAAGAGTGTTGAAAGTATAAAAGAATTTGTTGATAAGTACAATGAAACGATTAATTATGTGTACGATTTATTACATGAAGACCAAGTTACCGATAAGCCTCCAGAAGAAATGACAGAAGAAGATTATATGAAAGGGATGCTAAAAGGAGACAATAACTTAGAGAAAATATTTTATAATTTAAGAAATATGGTTTACTCCCCTGTAGATATAGAACAATCTGGTTCTCAATATAATGCGCTTTTTGATATCGGGATAACCTCAGGAGATTTAGGGGCGGGTTATGAGAATACAATGAAAGGACTATTGAGCGTCGATGAGGATAAACTTAGAGAGGCTTTGAATACTAATGCCGAAGATGTTTGGAAATTGTTCGCAACAAACGATACTACTAACAAAGAATATGGATATGCTCAATCCGTTCAGAATTATCTGTATGAAGTAACTAAGTTCAATGGCTATATCGATCAAATTGCCGGAACGAGCGGCACCATAGGTAACGAGATGAGGCGGCTAGCGGATGAAATGTCCGATCTATTAGATAGGCTTCAAAGAAAAGAAGCACAATATTATGCACAGTTCTCAGCTATGGAACAAGCCATTCAACAATTGAACGCACAAGGAATGTACATACAAAACGCTTTTTCTAACCAATAG